A region from the Eulemur rufifrons isolate Redbay chromosome 21, OSU_ERuf_1, whole genome shotgun sequence genome encodes:
- the CRYBA4 gene encoding beta-crystallin A4: MFSGPILEGASMTLQCTKSAGHWKMVVWDEEGFQGRRHEFTAECPSVLELSFETVRSLKVLSGAWVGFEHAGFQGQQYVLERGEYPSWDAWSGNTAYPSERLTSFRPVACANHRDSRLTIFEQENFLGKKGELSDDYPSLQAMGWDGNEVGSFHVHSGAWVCSQFPGYRGFQYVLECDHHSGDYKHFREWGSHAQTFQVQSIRRIQQ; the protein is encoded by the exons ATGTTCTCTGGGCCCATCCTG GAAGGGGCCAGCATGACACTGCAATGCACCAAGTCAGCGGGACACTGGAAG ATGGTGGTGTGGGACGAGGAGGGCTTCCAGGGCCGGCGGCACGAGTTCACAGCCGAGTGCCCCAGCGTGCTGGAGCTCAGCTTTGAGACTGTGCGATCTTTGAAAGTGCTGAGTGGAGC GTGGGTGGGCTTTGAGCACGCCGGCTTCCAAGGTCAGCAGTACGTGCTGGAGAGGGGCGAGTACCCAAGCTGGGACGCCTGGAGCGGCAACACGGCTTACCCCTCCGAGAGGCTCACCTCCTTCCGGCCCGTGGCCTGCGCT AATCACCGCGACTCCAGGCTGACCATCTTTGAGCAAGAGAACTTCCTGGGCAAGAAAGGAGAGCTGAGTGACGACTATCCCTCCCTTCAGGCCATGGGCTGGGACGGCAATGAAGTGGGCTCCTTCCACGTCCACTCTGGGGC CTGGGTCTGCTCCCAGTTTCCCGGCTACCGAGGTTTTCAGTATGTGCTGGAGTGTGATCACCACTCGGGTGACTACAAGCACTTCCGGGAGTGGGGCTCTCACGCCCAGACCTTCCAGGTGCAGAGCATCCGCCGGATCCAGCAGTGA
- the CRYBB1 gene encoding beta-crystallin B1: MSQAVKASASATAAVNPGSDAKGKGGPPAGAAPGPGSALPPPSMPVPSAKAGDLPSGSYKLVVFEQENFQGRRMEFSGECSNLGDRGFDRVRSIIVTSGPWVAFEQSNFRGEMFILEKGEYPRWDTWSSSYRSDRLMSFRPVKMDAQEHKISLFEGANFKGKTIDIQEDDVPSLWVHGLCDRVGSVKVTSGTWVGYQYPGYRGYQYLLEPGDFRHWNEWGAFQPQMQSLRRLRDRQWHREGCFPVLATEPPK; this comes from the exons ATGTCTCAGGCTGTAAAGGCCTCGGCCTCGGCCACAGCGGCGGTGAACCCCGGGTCTGATGCCAAGGGGAAGGGGGGTCCCCCCGCGGGAGCAGCCCCAGGCCCcggctctgccctgcccccaccatccATGCCCGTTCCCAGTGCCAAAGCGGGGGACCTGCCTTCTGGGAGCTACAAG CTGGTGGTCTTCGAACAGGAAAACTTCCAGGGCCGTCGGATGGAATTCTCAGGGGAGTGCTCGAACCTGGGGGACCGTGGCTTCGACCGCGTACGCAGCATCATTGTCACCTCGGGACC CTGGGTCGCCTTCGAGCAGTCCAACTTCCGCGGGGAGATGTTCATCCTGGAGAAAGGCGAGTACCCTCGCTGGGACACGTGGTCGAGCAGCTACCGCAGTGACCGGCTCATGTCCTTCCGGCCCGTCAAGATG GACGCCCAGGAGCACAAGATCTCCCTGTTTGAAGGTGCCAATTTCAAGGGCAAAACCATAGACATCCAGGAGGACGACGTGCCCAGTCTCTGGGTCCACGGGCTCTGTGACCGCGTGGGCAGCGTGAAGGTCACCAGTGGCAC CTGGGTCGGCTACCAGTATCCCGGCTACCGTGGGTACCAGTACCTCCTGGAGCCTGGCGACTTCCGGCACTGGAACGAGTGGGGGGCCTTCCAGCCACAGATGCAGTCCTTGCGCCGCCTGCGTGACAGGCAGTGGCACCGTGAGGGCTGCTTCCCTGTCCTGGCCACCGAGCCCCCCAAATGA